In one Tissierellales bacterium genomic region, the following are encoded:
- a CDS encoding nucleotide-binding protein: MEYIKLFKDLIEEISNLAYRNDTEKDRVERKTTLYIQKCFGSDSGYIKDVEMIEFYSWDFDNEQSQREAWKEGKGKLINLINIMIEDIELSNLSEQTNSSDVKEGEIMYNKVFIIHGHDDALKQEIARFIEKIGLEAVILHEQANKGRTIIEKFESYSDVGFAVALLTSDDKIVKVNDEGEEISYFRARQNVIFEMGFFIGALGRERVFPLVKGDKIEIPSDYSGVVYTKYDGGGWKLDLLKELKAVGYNCDANKAF; encoded by the coding sequence ATGGAATATATTAAGCTATTTAAGGACTTAATTGAAGAAATTTCTAATTTGGCGTATCGTAATGATACTGAGAAGGATAGAGTTGAAAGAAAAACAACTTTATATATTCAAAAGTGTTTTGGAAGCGATAGTGGTTATATAAAAGATGTAGAGATGATTGAATTTTATAGTTGGGACTTTGACAATGAGCAAAGTCAAAGAGAAGCATGGAAAGAGGGGAAGGGAAAGCTTATTAACCTTATCAATATAATGATAGAAGATATAGAGCTATCCAATTTGTCTGAGCAAACTAACAGCTCTGATGTAAAAGAAGGTGAAATTATGTATAACAAAGTATTTATAATACATGGACATGACGATGCTTTAAAGCAAGAAATTGCAAGATTTATTGAGAAAATCGGCTTAGAAGCGGTTATTTTACATGAGCAGGCAAATAAAGGGCGTACAATAATTGAAAAATTTGAAAGCTATTCCGATGTGGGATTTGCAGTTGCATTATTGACATCTGATGATAAGATAGTAAAGGTTAATGATGAAGGGGAGGAAATTTCATATTTTAGAGCTAGACAAAATGTAATTTTTGAAATGGGATTCTTTATTGGTGCACTAGGAAGAGAAAGAGTATTTCCTCTCGTAAAAGGAGATAAGATTGAGATACCATCGGATTATAGTGGTGTTGTATATACCAAGTATGATGGTGGGGGTTGGAAGCTTGACTTGCTAAAGGAGTTAAAAGCTGTAGGATATAATTGTGATGCTAATAAGGCGTTTTAA
- a CDS encoding SDR family oxidoreductase — translation MKKLVVITGASSGFGMELAKEFSKDGYPLLLLARRVEKMEALGLDDTMCRRVDVTDKDAFEAAVREAEAVYGKADLIVNNAGVMLLGNIESQDPVEWKKMLDVNVMGVMNGMQIVMNDMKERKHGTIINLSSIAGIQPFANHGAYCASKFGVTGLTRVARMEMSPHNVRVLSINPGAVTTELLGHTTDQGIIDGYNQWKEDVGAVNITAKDVATTIKFAYELPQSVSLREIVITDTMQDA, via the coding sequence ATGAAAAAGTTAGTTGTTATTACTGGTGCTAGTTCGGGATTTGGTATGGAGTTGGCTAAGGAGTTTTCTAAGGATGGTTATCCCCTTCTTCTTTTAGCTAGAAGGGTTGAGAAGATGGAGGCTCTTGGTCTTGATGATACTATGTGTCGTAGGGTTGATGTTACTGATAAGGATGCTTTTGAGGCTGCTGTTAGGGAAGCTGAGGCTGTTTATGGTAAGGCTGATCTTATTGTTAATAATGCTGGTGTGATGCTTCTTGGTAATATTGAGTCTCAGGATCCTGTTGAGTGGAAGAAGATGCTTGATGTTAATGTTATGGGTGTTATGAATGGTATGCAGATTGTTATGAATGATATGAAGGAGAGAAAGCATGGTACTATTATCAATCTTTCTTCTATTGCTGGTATTCAGCCTTTTGCTAACCATGGTGCATACTGTGCCAGTAAGTTTGGTGTGACTGGTCTTACTAGGGTTGCTCGTATGGAAATGTCTCCTCACAATGTAAGGGTTCTTTCTATTAATCCTGGTGCTGTTACTACTGAGCTTCTTGGTCACACTACTGATCAGGGTATCATTGATGGATACAATCAGTGGAAAGAGGATGTTGGTGCTGTAAATATCACTGCTAAGGATGTTGCTACTACTATCAAGTTTGCTTATGAGCTTCCACAGTCTGTTTCTTTGAGGGAGATTGTTATTACTGATACTATGCAGGATGCTTAA
- a CDS encoding MerR family transcriptional regulator has protein sequence MSYLIKDVVKITGITSHTLRYYEKEGILPPIDRDSGGRRVYSDENLTWLDIVTCLKATKMPVAQIKEIVRLSIIGDETIEERKVILKNHRLEMVRQLDELKNSIKKIDKKIAFYEGEDKC, from the coding sequence ATGTCATACTTGATTAAGGATGTTGTGAAAATTACGGGGATTACTTCCCATACTCTTAGATATTATGAGAAGGAGGGGATTTTGCCTCCGATTGATAGGGATAGTGGTGGTAGGCGTGTTTATTCTGATGAAAATCTTACTTGGCTTGATATTGTTACTTGTCTGAAGGCTACTAAGATGCCTGTTGCTCAGATAAAGGAGATTGTACGTCTTAGTATTATTGGTGATGAGACTATTGAGGAAAGAAAGGTGATTCTTAAGAATCATAGACTTGAGATGGTTAGGCAACTTGATGAACTTAAGAACAGTATTAAAAAGATTGATAAGAAAATTGCCTTTTACGAGGGTGAAGACAAATGTTAA
- a CDS encoding pyridoxamine 5'-phosphate oxidase family protein, with protein sequence MSKLLEYLGENRMGQLATINDGKPNQRPFMFQFYKGGKVFFTTANTKSVYKELEKSPVASFIVWGSDNRWVRISGDVEFVSDLAVKEDALNREAFLKDMYKSADNPIFEVFYITNGSMTFHEFQGQVIETIEL encoded by the coding sequence ATGAGTAAATTATTAGAATATCTTGGAGAAAATAGAATGGGTCAACTGGCTACTATCAATGATGGTAAGCCTAATCAGAGACCTTTTATGTTTCAGTTTTATAAGGGTGGGAAAGTATTTTTTACGACTGCAAATACGAAATCTGTTTATAAAGAGTTAGAGAAATCACCTGTTGCTAGTTTTATTGTTTGGGGTTCAGACAATAGATGGGTAAGGATTTCTGGTGATGTTGAGTTTGTTAGCGATCTTGCTGTTAAGGAAGATGCTTTAAATAGAGAGGCATTCTTAAAGGATATGTACAAGTCTGCTGACAATCCTATTTTTGAAGTATTCTACATTACTAATGGATCGATGACTTTCCATGAGTTCCAGGGTCAGGTTATTGAGACTATAGAGCTTTAG
- a CDS encoding class I SAM-dependent methyltransferase, whose product MSKVGITTTIRVTDEIMEKAMNISRSLDTDYYPRNKMGIAKLLRRYDLDYVLIVESDRLTLRGSEDGFYWHPNTAKLKLRALKRGEIIPMIRAMGISEGDSLLDCTLGIAGDSIVASSVLGDKGKIVGLEADKYLSFLTREGLKNYSEVDAETKGYMERIEVVNERYENYLKDLDDNSFDVVYMDPMFVNPNEKSSAISSLSTFADHSPLTMESLDEAKRVARKRVVVKLRYGSEDFVRLDLEEYIGKSRLGALVFGVFRCNKNS is encoded by the coding sequence GTGAGTAAAGTTGGGATTACTACTACTATTAGAGTTACTGATGAGATAATGGAAAAGGCCATGAATATATCTAGAAGTCTTGATACTGACTACTATCCCAGAAATAAGATGGGTATAGCTAAGCTCCTAAGGAGATATGATTTGGACTATGTCCTGATTGTTGAAAGTGATAGATTGACCCTAAGGGGGTCAGAGGATGGTTTCTACTGGCATCCCAACACTGCAAAACTAAAGCTAAGGGCTCTAAAAAGGGGCGAAATAATTCCTATGATAAGGGCTATGGGTATTTCTGAAGGCGACAGTTTATTGGACTGTACCTTGGGAATTGCGGGAGACTCTATCGTTGCATCATCGGTCCTTGGAGATAAGGGAAAAATAGTAGGTCTTGAAGCAGACAAATATTTATCTTTTCTGACAAGGGAAGGTTTAAAGAACTATAGTGAAGTCGATGCAGAAACTAAGGGATATATGGAAAGAATAGAGGTAGTAAATGAGCGCTATGAAAACTATTTAAAAGATCTAGATGACAATAGTTTTGATGTAGTATACATGGATCCCATGTTTGTAAATCCCAATGAAAAATCCAGCGCAATAAGTAGCCTAAGCACTTTTGCAGACCATAGTCCACTTACTATGGAAAGTCTTGATGAGGCTAAGAGGGTGGCTAGAAAAAGGGTAGTGGTCAAGCTTAGGTATGGAAGTGAAGATTTTGTTAGACTTGATCTAGAAGAATATATAGGTAAAAGTAGGTTAGGAGCTCTAGTTTTTGGAGTTTTCAGGTGTAATAAAAATAGTTAG
- a CDS encoding inorganic phosphate transporter — MDTSIIYIASGLFLGWSLGANDAANVFGTAVGAKVIKFKTAAVIMSIFVVIGAVASGSGASHTLGKLGAITSLSGAFIVALASALTVFWMTRYGLPVSTSQAIVGSIIGWNIYSSNPTSMSTLSKIVLTWVLCPVLSALFSIIFYKIFKNRTEQLKTNIFMRHYYIRTGLLVVGAFGAYSLGANNIANVMGVFTNSIQLPSIDLGLFTVNNIQILFFLGSVAIAVGVFTYSKKVMMTVGNSIYKLSPATALIVVFSSSFVLFIFASVSLQNLFISLGIPPIPLVPVSSSQAVVGAVIGIGLGKGDKNINFSKLKKISAGWIFTPTISLILTYISLFFMENVFMNSVY, encoded by the coding sequence ATGGATACCAGTATTATTTATATAGCCAGTGGTCTTTTCTTAGGATGGTCCCTTGGTGCCAATGATGCTGCAAATGTATTCGGAACCGCAGTAGGAGCCAAGGTAATAAAATTCAAAACAGCTGCAGTTATTATGTCTATCTTTGTAGTAATAGGAGCCGTAGCCAGTGGGTCTGGAGCAAGTCACACCCTTGGAAAACTAGGTGCAATCACCAGTCTTTCAGGAGCATTTATAGTGGCCCTAGCATCTGCACTAACAGTTTTCTGGATGACAAGATACGGACTACCAGTATCAACATCCCAGGCCATAGTTGGTTCCATTATAGGTTGGAACATATACTCATCAAACCCAACAAGTATGTCTACATTATCAAAGATTGTACTTACATGGGTTTTATGTCCCGTACTATCAGCACTTTTTTCTATTATATTTTATAAGATATTTAAAAACAGAACTGAACAACTAAAAACAAATATATTCATGAGACACTACTATATTAGAACAGGTCTACTAGTAGTAGGAGCCTTCGGTGCCTATTCACTAGGAGCAAACAATATAGCCAATGTTATGGGGGTATTCACAAACTCTATACAATTGCCATCAATAGACCTTGGACTATTTACAGTAAACAACATCCAGATACTCTTCTTCCTAGGTTCAGTAGCAATAGCAGTAGGAGTATTCACCTACTCTAAAAAAGTAATGATGACCGTAGGAAACAGTATCTACAAACTATCACCAGCAACAGCACTAATAGTAGTATTTTCAAGTTCCTTCGTACTATTTATATTCGCATCAGTATCACTTCAAAACCTATTCATAAGCCTTGGAATACCACCAATACCACTAGTTCCAGTATCATCATCCCAAGCAGTAGTAGGAGCAGTAATAGGAATAGGTCTAGGAAAAGGAGACAAAAACATCAACTTCAGCAAACTAAAAAAAATATCAGCCGGCTGGATATTCACCCCAACCATTTCACTGATACTTACTTATATTAGTTTGTTCTTTATGGAGAATGTGTTTATGAATAGTGTATATTAA
- a CDS encoding TIGR00153 family protein, giving the protein MNRIFKKSIELNMKIEKFLDTISEGMILFEKEINAYLSGDMDTFKDTMKRVCDLESEADNLETEIKINLYKFMLLPDTRADVLSLIKSLDDVIDALEEISKDFGIQKPRFPEELHKDLNALVSSSLEAADSLLLAARAFFNEVHLVSAHTSKVKFYEHETDIIEDKIEDKIFNGDNCKDLAEKMQLKEFVNKIAGIADEAEIIGDKLTIFTIKREI; this is encoded by the coding sequence ATGAACAGAATATTTAAGAAATCAATAGAACTAAATATGAAAATAGAAAAATTCCTTGATACTATTTCTGAAGGAATGATTTTATTTGAAAAGGAAATCAATGCCTACTTAAGTGGGGATATGGATACTTTTAAAGATACCATGAAAAGAGTTTGTGATTTAGAAAGTGAAGCTGACAATCTGGAAACAGAGATAAAAATAAATCTATATAAATTTATGCTTCTTCCAGACACTAGAGCCGATGTACTTTCTCTAATCAAGAGTCTTGATGATGTCATCGATGCCCTTGAAGAAATATCAAAGGACTTTGGAATCCAAAAACCAAGATTCCCAGAGGAACTACATAAAGATCTAAACGCACTTGTAAGCAGCTCACTTGAAGCTGCAGATTCACTCCTTCTTGCGGCCAGGGCATTTTTCAACGAGGTCCATCTTGTTTCTGCCCACACAAGCAAGGTCAAATTCTACGAGCATGAAACAGACATCATAGAAGACAAAATCGAAGACAAGATTTTCAATGGTGACAACTGCAAAGACTTGGCTGAAAAAATGCAGCTAAAAGAGTTTGTAAACAAAATTGCAGGGATAGCGGACGAAGCTGAAATAATCGGTGACAAACTGACTATTTTCACTATTAAGAGAGAGATTTAG